Proteins encoded within one genomic window of Panicum virgatum strain AP13 chromosome 1N, P.virgatum_v5, whole genome shotgun sequence:
- the LOC120653563 gene encoding transcription factor bHLH95-like — protein sequence MAQNGPHDHHQGAAAASNERSFTPPTTMTFLGPAENHNGGSRIGSPVGMDARKGKDGVLPNAIQGEEHGSAGGGEANADKSKGKHPAVREAATDAAGHGLPGKGSLAADDGGDAKAHIITERERRKRMKDLFTNLHALMPHVPTKVDKATLVGETIHFIRALEQTKVQMERRKQEQALARQAAAEAVVSNGWGPAVPQQKQQQQLAAAATAPPAPSPPLAVATGPAGFQTWSAPNVVLSVSNEKAIINVCLPRQPRMLSCGRW from the exons ATGGCACAAAACGGTCCCCATGACCACcaccagggcgccgccgccgcctccaacgAACGCAGCTTCACGCCGCCGACGACCATGACCTTCCTGGGTCCCGCTGAGAACCACAACGGTGGATCCAGGATTGGCAGCCCGGTGGGCATGGATGCCAGAAAGGGGAAGGACGGCGTCCTCCCGAATGCCATCCAAGGTGAAGAGCATGGTTCAGCTGGCGGCGGTGAGGCCAACGCCGACAAGTCCAAAGGTAAGCACCCAGCAGTCAGGGAAGCTGCCACCGACGCCGCTGGACATGGCCTCCCGGGTAAGGGCTCCTTAGCTGctgacgacggcggcgacgccaaGGCGCACATCATCACGGAGCGAGAGCGCCGGAAGCGGATGAAGGATCTGTTCACCAATCTGCACGCGCTCATGCCCCACGTCCCCACGAAG GTCGACAAGGCGACCCTGGTGGGAGAGACGATCCACTTCATCAGGGCCCTGGAGCAGACGAAGGTCCAGATGGAGAGGCGGAAGCAGGAACAGGCGCTCGCGCGgcaagccgccgccgaggccgtggTGTCGAATGGCTGGGGCCCAGCTGTGCCgcagcagaagcagcagcagcagcttgctGCGGCCGCGACAGCGCCGCCGGCACCATCACCACCGCTCGCCGTGGCCACGGGGCCTGCCGGGTTCCAGACATGGTCGGCGCCGAACGTCGTGCTGAGCGTGTCGAACGAGAAGGCGATCATCAACGTGTGCCTGCCGCGGCAGCCCCGCATGCTGAGTTGCGGACGCTGGTGA